Within the Nicotiana tabacum cultivar K326 chromosome 11, ASM71507v2, whole genome shotgun sequence genome, the region ctctactaagcttgtctgtgaactgtgagacccatgtaacctaaagctctgataccaacttgtcacgacccggatttcccacccacgggaatcgtgatggcgcctactagtgtgagctaggcaagccaaacccttaactacttacttcattaatcaactactcatttttaacaaaTGTAAGGCGATAACAGGAAAACagcggaactttaaataattaagtggaagataataattaaatatctgaaatatACGTCTATTATGATTACTTAAGTCTCAACcacccaaaatttggtgtcacagtttcacagacggtctaagatttactacatacaaagtctgatgAAATAATAATATACTATTTCTGAatagaaggaaaatgaaacaagaaatagggatagagggagatgccaaggcctgcggatgcctataggtctaccttggatctccatgTGAACTCAAAGTAGCCTTCACACTACGGTCTGAAAGCTGCTCTaggatctgcacacagtacagagtgtagtatcagcacatccgacctcatgtgctggtaagtgtctagcctaacctcagcgaagtagtgatgaggctaggtaagtgtctagcctaacctcggcgaagtagtgacgaggctaggaccagactaccaaacaaacctatgcagttcaaatatatatacagcggaaaagaaatgcagaaataaccagtcaatatgggagggggagcatgctgTGGGGGACATAACAATTCtgaatagaaaggcatcaagtaaggaaagaatcaacataactcggatatcaacaaagaatcagaaataaacaaatgcacggcatcacccttcgtgtttttactctcgtcctcaccaaagcagttatataataaaagtgtgcacggcatcacccttcgtgcttttactctcatcctcaccaaagcagttatataataaaaatgtgcacggcatcacccttcatgcttttattcTCTTTCCTTACCATATAGTCAATAAaatcggcacagaatggtacatcatgcggcacgacatcacccttcgtgttttacactctttcctcacaataacaaataatgcacgacatcacccttcgtgttttaacactcttcctcacccaaacaacaatcacaacaatggggcaagggaataaatgaaattgcaATAAAGATCGTTGTAAGGGAACaacaatttaataaataaatcccgacaagggaacatcatcaataacctcaacatcccggcaagggagataatgaataaatcaacaatagcccggcaagggcaaCAACATAATGATCtattctctttctcacttttactttacAATTCACTTCACGACTCGAGCCAtagctctagaggttcaattatcacttatactttcacaattcgttatgcaacttgagccaatgctcctcaatgttcataggtcataattccttccacaaactttacacaacaaGTAGAAACCATTACCAAGTCATGAtagatacaacgaagtcatgataatcacagtataagactcacggacatgttagacaccaacgtatagatactcgtcaccatgcctatatgtcgtactcaataattaccacatagcaaataggactcgactcctaatccctcaagctaaggttagaccaaacacttacctcgataccacgaacacaattcacgattcaattatagcttttccccttgattccaccactaattcGCTCATacctagtcacaagttacttaattacatcaataaacgctaaataaatcaatttgaatgcatgaaaatgagttttctaaagttttacccaaaaagtcaaaaatcgcccccgggcctacatggtcaaaacccaaggttcgaaaaAAACCctattacccattcccccatgaactcaaatatataatttattttgaaatcggacttcaaatcgaggtccaaatccccaatttttaaaaaatgtaggttctacccaaaacacccaatttcccccataaaaatcattgattttgagttgaaatcatgttaaaagatgttaaggagtgaagaaaatgagttagaaatcacttaccaacattttggagaagaaaggttgtttgaaaaatcgcctcttatgtttttggggttttgaaaaataaaaaataactgaaaataccatttaaatatacccctctcagaccctctgtgcagaccgcacaaaatggagtgcggtcGCACAGCTCACCAGGTTGACTGCAGGGACatgttctagtattttggccataactttctctacagatgtccaaattgcaatatcgttacctttctgaaaactagacacgaagggatacaactctaaaagaaaatcatgtattggttCAGATAAAtccattttttatcaaaaatcaaAAACGAAGAATTTCATGACTTTATTGACCTGACCAGGAAAAAAgaagtttttcaattttttatgatACTTCTTAATTGTTAATTGAATGAAATTGTAATGGGTATGAATTGACGTAGATGCTTttattttattggaccactaTCAATTCTTTATTCGTCGAACGAGTAGTTTAAACCTATCGATTTTGGATATCATTTATCTACTTTGAAACCATTACTATTATTATAACTATAATATAGAAATCCGTTTTGTTTTCAATCTAAATTAAGCTAGGAGTCTCATTAACCAACCACTAGTTTGTtcttcactgcggaccgcacagaatctagTGCGATCGTACAAGCCCTCACCACGGTCCACACAAAATCTAGTACGGCCGCACAAGCCCCTCCACAGCAGcattcctttttgtgcggaccgcactggtcggttcagaggccttccacctctctgaacctgcaacacctatgtttttaagcctaagacatctcggaacctacctgaaactcacctgagcccttggaactccaaaccaagtgtgcatactaactcaaaaacattatATGCACCTACTCatgtgatcacatcatcaaaataacatgtaaaatcatgaattaaacttcaaaactcaacattttcctcaagaactctcaaagttcataactcttcaaccggaagtccaactcacgtcaaataaactccgtttttcaccaaatttcacagttatctttcgaATACTATAAatagtttgtaccgggctccggaaccaaaattcgggcccgataacaatggtttcaaacattaattcttttctttattccttagataattcagtaaaataatttcttttaaaaattgatttctaaggcttgggacctcagaatttatTTCCGGGTATAcccccaagtcccatattttactgtaGACATACGGGATTGTCGGAACATGGATACAGGTTCGTTTGCTAAAAAATTTTGACCAAGgtcaaccataatcaaagttttaactctaaaatttctatttctcatattttcacatagaaggctttccgaatATAGGTTCGGACCATGCACGTAATTCAAGGTGGGGGTAaaaagggaggtttttaggcctcggaacactgaatgcacttgcaacacaagtgatgaccttttgggtcatcatagatCGGCCCGCTTAGCCCGGGACCATTAGTTCGTGATCCCGGTCCTGATCCGATTACCTCCAAAAGCCCACGAAGCCCGGAACCATTTAAGCCCGGCCCACGAAGCCCGAGCCCACATAGGACCATCCCACGATTATCGGGCTCGATCCGTTTGCTACCCTTAGTTTGATGTTCCACTACCTGGATGCTTGTTTTAGTTCATATAAGGACTTAAGCAACCTACAAACTTTCTGCTCCCCCTGTCTCTTGAATCCTTCTGGCATCTCCATGTAAATCTTTTCATATAGATCACCTTGTAAAAATGTATTATACACATCCATTTGATGCATATTCCAGCCCTTGGAGACAGCTAATGCAATCATTGTCCTTActgtgaccatcttgaccacagGAGAGAAGGTGTCATGATAATCCAATCCCTCTATTTGGctatagccctttgcaactaTCCTTGCCTTAAATCTTTTAACCTCACCATTGGCCTGGTATTTCTTTTTATATACCCACTTTGAACCAACTGTATTTTTGCCCTTAGGAAGTGTCACTACCTCCCAGATCTTGTTTTCTTCCAAGGCTTTAATCTCCTGCTTCATAGCTTCTACCCATCTTTCATCCTTAACTACTTCCGTAAAGGTCTGAGGTTCAATTAAGGTGGAGAATTTGGCAAGATAGCTTTGATAAGTTGGTGTAACCTTGTCATAAGACAGATGATTGGAGTTGGGATGTTTGGTCCTAGTCTTGTCACCTTGAATCGCATAATCCTTCATCCAGATGGGTTGTTTACTTGTTTTGGCAGACCTCTTGAGAGTTGTAGGTTAATCATGTGTCATTACACCCTCCTCAACCAGCAACTCCTCAAGAGATGAGGCTGCAGATGTATCTGTCAGCAATTGCTCTTCATCAGTAGGTAAGGGTACCTATTCTGCACTAGAACCACTCTACCCATCAATATCATCTTCAATGGCATAATCATGTGCCACAACATCATATCCTTGATCAACATTGCTATTTGAATGTTCCTCACCTGCAAAACAATCATCAAACAAGTTGTGATGTTCCATAGGAGCAGGAGTGTCATGGACTTTAGCCTGAACTGTGATGGATGCATTAGCAAAAGGAAATTCATTTTCCttgaatatgacatctctattcACAAAGAATTGATGTGTGTGGAGGTTCAGAAGTATATAACCCTTCTGAGTCTCTGAATATCCCATTAACATTGCAGCTCTAGCTCTTTCTCCAAACTTGTCTCATTTGAGTACATTGGTTGCATAGCACAAACACCCAATGACTCTCAGATGTGTTAAGGAAGGCTTTTTCTTGTACAGAAGTTCATAGGGACTTCTTCCTTGGATCACAACAAAATTCAGTCTGTTCATTAAATATACTGCAGACTGAATACAAATACCCTGGTATCTGATTGGCATTCTAGATTGAAATTCCAATGTTCTGGCTATGTTTAGGATGTGTCTGTGCTTCCTTTCTACAACTCCATTCTGTTGGGGTGTATGCACACGGCTACTCTGATGAACTATCCCCAGATCTTGAAACAATGAGCTGCATTGTGAGTTGAAGAACTCTGTTCCATTATCAGTCTTAATCACCTTTACTATGACTCCAAACCGAGTCTTAACCATAGCAAGGAATGACTTGATACTAATTATAACTTCTGTCTTAAGTTGCAGTAAGTAAAtccatgtatatctactatagtCATCAACTACAATCAAGAAATAGTACTTTTTGTCAAATTTTGGTGTTTTATAAGGTCCCCAAAGGTCCATATGTACAAGACAAAATATAGAATCTGCTCTTGAGCTGCTAGTAGGAAATACCAATCTAGTCTGTTTTGCTAAAGGACAAACTGGACACTTATTTATATAAGTACTATCCACATTACTATGTATAATTTTCATATATTTCATTGTTGACAAGGAAGGGTGACCCAGCCTCTTGTGCCATAAGATGCAGTCCTCTTTACAAGCTATTGCCATTATTCTGTGTCCTGTGTATTCATCACTACCATGTCCCCTCTTGAAGATGCAAAGACCACCTCTTTCTCTGCCAATACCCTTCACCCTGCCACTATAAAACTCCTAAAAGATGCAGAAGTGAGGGGAAAAGGCTACTGAACACATAAATTCCTTTGTCAATTTTGACACAGATAGTAAATTGTACTTAAAATCCAGCACAAACACATTTGTAATTCTCTTGTTATCAAATAGAGAGGCTTCACCAGTATGTGTTATGTTTGCCTTAGCTCCTGTAGGTAAATGTACCTTGTCACATGTGTGTGACCTTGAAAAATGATCTGGTTCTAATAGGTCTTTGTTTGATACTACATGATGTGATGCTCCTGAATCAACAATCAATTCATCATTTGTCAATTTCGATAAAAAAACAATATATACCATTACCTATCATGTTAAACTGAGTGTTGTACCCTGTGTTCTTGTTCAACAAGTCGAGAATCTGGTTGTACTGCTCCTTAGTAAAGTGAGGAATTTTCCCTTCTAATATTCTTTCAAGGATGTATTGTGTTTGTGTCTTACCTTCCATATTGTTGGAGGTGTTGTTCACAGCAGTAAATGGTTGTCTACCATTCCCAGGTTGTCCTCCAAAACCAGTTGGACCTCTATAACCAGCTGGACGTGCAACACTTCCACTCTCATAGGATCCTTTATTCCTTTGCTTGAAATCAGTAGGGTATCAAACTAGCTTATAGCAATTCTCCTTTGAATGCCCCTTCATATTGCAATAGTCACACACTACAAAAGGCTTCTTCCCTTTATAAGTCTGTCCACGATTCATCTGCATAGCCATTGGATCTCCTTTCTCAGCAGATACACTCAAACCAACAGAGTGTTGATTTTCATCTTCAACTATCATAGCATAAGCCTAATTAAGTGTGGGTTTATTTGTTTTTAACAGGATTTGCCTTCTAGCTTGGTCATACGAGTCATTTAGACCACTAAAAATTGCAATAACCTCTGTTGATAGAAGTGTTCAATATAATCCTTAGACTTAGCACAATCACAACCAGGTGGAGGTACCATTACATCATATTCATCCCACAACcttcaattttgaaaaatacacaAAAACTGAATTAGTACCTTGTGATAGTATCGCAATTTACCGATGAACTTGAAAAATCCTCATGCGATTTACTTTGTCAAATCGCTCTTGTAAATCCTGCCAAACAGCGTGTGAGTCAGAAACATAACACAATTCCACTGAGGAGGACAACTGATATCGTGTTCATGATCCATGAGAGGATGATCACGTTGCAAGTGTCCCAATGCTCATGCAACTCTGCCTCAAAGGATTCTCGCTTACAGGTACCAGTTGCTAACCCTAATTTCCTCTTCGCCATGAGAGCAATCCGCATCGATCTGATCCACATTCCATAATTCTGCGATCCAGTGAGCTTCACAGGAATCAATATCATACCAGGTGTATCTCCTGGATTCATGAACATAGGATGAGTGTAGGTGAGTTTATCAACAGAAAGTTTTTCCGCCATAGCTGAGCAATATGAACAGATTTTGATTCAATTCCTTCACTGCTAATCTTCAATCGTGAACCTCGAACATCTACTTGTGGATCAATGCTCTATCGTGCCAAAATACTGCAATTACTTCATGAATTTTGAGCATCAATGATCTAGAATGTTCTAAGGAGAAGAGAAAGGAAATGAACtgtagaggaagaagaagaaagcggAGGTCTACTGTTTCATTGCCACTAATAGACATTTATATACAAAATGTCCTAACCGCCTAATAACAACTAATTACAACTAACTTAAGACACCTTAGTTGCCATCTAGCTGGCAGCCAGCTGTACACAGCCTGACACATGGGCATATCACAATAGTTTTAGTCTGTCATTTGCATTTTTACCACCACACTTCCGAGTTCCGAAATATACATATACAGCCTTGGTttaatctatatttatattattataaaagcataattACAATGTCACTTTAccaaaataaccttaaaatacTGAGCAATTTAATAACTTTATTTAGGATAAAATTGTAATTAACTATGAAGTCAATAAAATTGCGAGGAAAAAGGGAATACTTTACTAATTTAACGCCAAAACCCTTCTTTGTTGTTGTGTATGAGAGTAGGAGACTACATGTGTATTTATACggcaacttgtcacgacccaaaatcccaacccggtcgtgatggcgcctctcgtgaggacaaggccagccaatcagcaaaacagtacatctctttataattacttagcaggaataagtctaaatcatgggcaatataatcttaaatgcgaaataaacgtgatagaacaaggaaacaactcagcccgaaatcggggtgtcataagtcatgagctactacagagtttactaatattttacaaagtctggaattatcataaataacaaagataagggagaaaacggggctgcggacgtcaacagctacctcgttactcctagtcaccgcctggtctggaaagaatcagcgctcaggagcgaactcagctctgcctgtatctgcacacatggtgcagggagtaatgtgagtactccgacctagtgagtaataaaagtaaataatggctgaaaacatgaaatctcataacggcacaatatagcgctatcccaagcagtaaaatcagttatacagtaaaatagtgagtatcagataattcttcttttaaaacagtaaagacaaataatttccacagtaaggataaatcaaaagcttgcccctcgggctcaatatgtaaatctcagtatagtatcagcccctcgggctcactcccaactcaccagcacacaacatcagcccctcgggctcactcccaactcaccacacacaagcaacggcctctcgggcccactcccaactcacctgggtaccctgcgctcactggggtgtgtacagactccggaggggctcctacagcccaagcgcaatatcaatagacctgaaagccttcacacatcacacacgaggcctgaaagcctcctcatataacactcgaggcctgaaagcctcctcacatcactcaacatatcctcacgtatggccctcggcctcaatcagtccagataataatcataagcctcttgggcatcagtaaaacaatagtgctcagctcaacagcattataaatatcattaaatctcgagttgagtataaatgtagctgagttcacaaaataatataattcaattggactgagttcaaataatatttcaattcgtgaggaaaatagtgatgtaaattcacaaaagatttcagataattggcacgaagcccaaatatggcaataagcccaatcatagtgaaaaacaataaatctttatcaattacgcggtaaaaatatcaactggaatggaccaagtcacaatccccaatagtgaatgactccgcgctcgtcatacaacgcgtgtctcatctcaacatagcagtatgttgtgcaatccggggtttcaaaccctcaatgcatcatttaaaatcattactcaattcAAGACGGTCCAATGTCTACTCCGCCATGCCCTTGCCTatcgaatttacctcttcgcacgtcgaatctggtcaaaaccacaacgaatacattacaataggctaagggaatataacccaatcgaaaagactcgaaaaatatcgaaattcacgaaattcgcaaaacccgagccccgggcccatttctcaaaaaattactaaattcacATCATCGAATTTCTCGTCTCACCatgagtccgtacatataaaatttaccaaaatcaaagttcaaatgacccctcaaatcttcaaatcttattttcaaatcca harbors:
- the LOC142166112 gene encoding uncharacterized protein LOC142166112, with the translated sequence MAVRSRICYCCSIDAAAAPPSSAAASASRCRAAARRFVLLLTTQGSPVKVRQRSRVFRQVKILYVVSSSSTMAEKLSVDKLTYTHPMFMNPGDTPGMILIPVKLTGSQNYGMWIRSMRIALMAKRKLGLATGTCKRESFEAELHEHWDTCNDLQERFDKVNRMRIFQVHRLWDEYDVMVPPPGCDCAKSKDYIEHFYQQRLLQFLVAYAMIVEDENQHSVGLSVSAEKGDPMAMQMNRGQTYKGKKPFQRNKGSYESGSVARPAGYRGPTGFGGQPGNGRQPFTAVNNTSNNMEGASHHVVSNKDLLEPDHFSRSHTCDKEFYSGRVKGIGRERGGLCIFKRGHGSDEYTGHRIMAIACKEDCILWHKRLGHPSLSTMKYMKIIHSNVDSTYINKCPVCPLAKQTRLVFPTSSSRADSIFCLVHMDLWGPYKTPKFDKKYYFLIVVDDYSRYTWIYLLQLKTEVIISIKSFLAMVKTRFGVIVKVIKTDNGTEFFNSQCSSLFQDLGIVHQSSRVHTPQQNGVVERKHRHILNIARTLEFQSRMPIRYQGICIQSAVYLMNRLNFVVIQGRSPYELLYKKKPSLTHLRVIGCLCYATNVLK